Within the Glycine soja cultivar W05 chromosome 3, ASM419377v2, whole genome shotgun sequence genome, the region AATTACTACCCTCCTTTTGGAGTATCATGCTACCCCTACTGGGGGTCATGCCGGAGTAGCCAAAACTTTAGCCCGCTTGTCAGAAAATTTTCATTGGGATGGAATTTGGGACGATGTAGCTCGGTTTGTGGCTTAGTGCTTGGACTGTCAAGTCACTAAATATGAAGCTAAGAAATTTGCCGACTTGCTCTGTCCGCTTTCTATTCCGGCCCGGCCATGGGAGGACCTCTCCCTTGACTTCATTGTCCGGCTACCACCTTATCACGGTAACACCGTAATACTGGTTGTCATCGACAGGTTCTCCAAGGGCATCCATTTGGGATTGTTGCCAACCTCACATACTGCTCACATGGTCACTTCTTTGTTTGTTAATATCGTGGTCAAATTGCACGGGCTTCCTCGGAGTTTAGTATCCGACCGAGACTCACTCTTCATTAGCAAGTTCTGGCAGAAACTCTTTGGTCTCAGTGGCACGTTGCTCAGGATGAGCTCAGCATACCATCCACAGAGTGATGGTCAGACTGAGGATTTAAACAGGGTGATAGAATAGTATCTCCGTGCATTTGTCCATCGCCGGCCGGGAACCTGGGGAAAGCTCATTCCATGGGTTGAATGGTCTCACAATTCCTCTTGGAATGTAGCCACGGGAACCACGCCTTATGAAATCACGTACGGTCGAAAACCCTTCTCCTTCCCGGAATATATGGTGGGCACTTTCAAATTGGACGTTGTGGATGAATTGCTAACTGAAAGGGACACCACCTTTCATGCTATACGCCTGAAACTTGAAAAAGCTCAGGAGAATATGAAGAAGTTTGCAGATGTTAAACGCCAGGAAGTCATATATCAGGTTGGTGATTGGGTTCTTCTAAAGCTCCGGCCATATCGTCAACACTTTGCTAAAGAAACTACCACTGCTCCGGCTAAACTTGCTAAACGGTATTATGGACCCTTCAAGATTCTCGAACGCTTAGCGGAAGTAGCCTATCGCTTACAGCTTGCTGAAGGTGCACGCATTCACCCCGTGTTTCACTGTTCGGTCTTGAAACCATATCACGGGACCCCCAACGACCAACAGGACACCTCGCTTCCAACACAGGCAATTGATGGATGACCCATGATCACCCCAATATCTATTCTGGACTCATGACGTTGTTCCAATGATGACACCGCTTCGTGGGAAGTACTGGTCCAGTGGCAAGGATTATCCCCGGACGACACCTCTTAGGAAGATTGGGAGCAGTTGTGCGACACATATCACCTTGAAGACAAGGTGCTTTTCCAAGGACCAGGGAATGATAGAGCAGTAGAGACCTCAAGCACAGAAACAGAGACAAGGAAGGAACTTACCAACACAGATGAACAGAGGGTGCAGATAGTAGAGAAGCCCAAACGAAAGGTGACAAGGCCCGCATACTTGGATGATTACGCATAAGGGTAAACCAGGGATTGAATCACAGCTTCAGCATATCCAGCCAGCACTACTCCATATCCAGCTTGATTGGAATTGTCTCTCTTAGCCAGACAAATACAAACTAATTCTATTATAGGAATATTCCTGCACACAAGCGAGTACAAAATCTATTACCAGGAATTGTTATAAATACCTATGTAATCAAACAATCAAGCATATGAAATAATACTTTCCTCTTTCATTACAATTCTCTTCTCCTTTCTTAGTTCTGGAGGCACTGGCCCTCGAAGCCAGACCCCTGCACCTATCAACCGCTTTGCTAGTTAATACTGTTATGAGAGATCTTGCTTAGTGTGCATCTGCTGTAATTCTTCgatcttttgaaatttaatctagttatcttaaaataaatatattttttggtgagatcatgtattttttattgtttgaaatttgaatttataccTAGAAATTAGGATTTATTCATTTCTCTTTGGCGAGTTTCCACGTGGACATTgtagtttattttctttcaagtttGGATTTATTTCTTTGAATTGGAAAATAATAAAGTGAAAAGAATACGGAATACAAGACCGAAATTTGGATTTCTTTTGGAATAGGGAAATCCAATTTATCCCAATTTTTAGAACATTGTTTGTAGAAGATTTCAATTTCTACTAAaagaaattatgtttgtttctgGTTCTCCATACAAGTGGAGTAGATTTCCTGGGCTCAAATTATGAAGTGTTCTATTTCTGAGAAGACTTTTTATGCTATATTTACTTGTAGCACGTACGCAGTGATGTCGTGGGGATGAACATGGTTTCCAAATTAAAGGAAAGATTGTTTATGCTAGATTCTTGGTTCCTTCAACCTGACTTCCTTGACATGGATGTTATTGGCATCTCTGGTAATGCCTTTTTCACTTTACTTGGTGCCCCCTAATTGTTTGTTAATTAGCAAACTTGGATTGACACCATAGATATATTTTAtgttgataaataaatttgCATACTCTGTAGATCTTTTTTATGTTTCCCTTTTTTCACATGAAAGTGGCCCTCcaatattgtaattttattttcttatttattttggtaacgacattttgtttttaaaaatattttattgttgatagcttttcaattatttttatttgattgaatgACTTGTGTCATGCAGGGTTGTTATCCTACTTGTGCAAGTAGAAATAGGTCGGATTCTTATTTGAGCTTgaattttttgctttctctatcATGTAGTGTTGTGTTGCcccaaaataaaatactatCTATAGTATATTAAGAGCATCTTTAGTCTAAGATTCCAGCTTGTGATCTTAAATCATGACGGATCGTATAGGATTACGTACAATTAAAGATCTCTATCATTTTTTCCTTCAGAATAACTTTAGTTCCAAATCTTGAATAAGGGTCTTTAGTGTCTAAGATTCTAATTTGGGATTTGTCACTAAAGTTGTTCTTAGTGGTAGATTCATTTTTggatcttaaataatttttagtagGTCCTACATGGacttatttttaagtatttattaaattaattatgattaaataattaaatattcactctttttttttctcctccttGTCTCCTCATCTCATATGgtgcttcttctttctttttttgttagcattaaaacatgaattttaaaaaaattgaaaaaggggATATTTTTTGTGTCATGATTTCACTTGCACATTCATTGTTAATCACTAACACTTGCCACCTTAAATTTTCATAAGTTTGTCCTCTCTTGGTTACATATTCTAGATGCATCGGAGGAAAGATCCAACAAAGAATCTTGTTAATAAGTTGCCAATACCATACCCTTCACCGCTTCCAAATCAAGAgcgaaaaaaaattcaatggccCAAAATCATTCCCAATTCCACACTAACGAAGTTCCATTCAATTTTCCAAGTTAGTCTTCACATTCTAGCTTTGTTAGCGTTGCTGGCTTTTTATCTTCTGGATTTTCAGTCAATGGAAAACCGTATAGCCTATAATTTCCTTCAAAGGAAGAGCTGAAAATGACTGAATTTGGGTACCAATTGGGATCCTTCCCACCAAATGTTTGAATGAGAgatttaaatatgaaaagaaaatgacaaactTGCAAGTTGCATGGGAATTTCTCCACCCGACGAGTTTTGTGAAAGGTCCAAAGACTCCAGTCGTCTCAAGTTACCTATGGATGATGGGATTTCACTAGGCAAAGCAGTTTTTGACAATAAGATACAAAGTTCTTTGAAATCCATACGCTCCTTTGGTATAGGTCCTTCAAAATGGTTGGATGAGAAATCAATAGATGTGAAGATTGTAAAATTTTTAACCAACTCCATCTGTAAGTGTAGGATTTAAAGTATAAGAGACAAGAGGATGAAAGGGGaactaataattttattgagcATAAACAGCAAATATTTAtactacaaattaaaaacagaaatgtAAACAAACTTGAGAGATATCTGCTAAGCTAATTAACTAAGCCATGCATAAAATCCTCCTAAGAAATAGCATAGGAACATGTCTTTATTTAACTGATTTGACTCCTTCAACCACATGCTGTTGGAATCACAAAATCCCAACAATCTCCTCTTTGACTCAACGGCAGCATACACCAAGTTTTTGTCGAAGATACTCAAATCTTGCTTGAGGAAgtgattttgttaaaaaatcagCAAGTTGATTTTCAGTTTTGCAATACAGCAGCTGCACGTCACCTTGCTTTTGCACCTCCCTTAGGAAATACAACTTTATcttaaaatgttttgttttccCATGAAACACAAGGTtcttagaaattgaaattgtagcTTGATTATCAACAAGAACCTGTGTACTCTCCTTTTGCTCCATGCGTAGATCAGCCATAAGTTTTTAAAGCCAAATTGCTTGATTTGCAGCTGCAATAGCTGCTACATATTCGGCTTCAGCGGTAGATTGTGCTATGACATCTTACTTCTTTGAATGCCATGAAAAAACTCCATAACCAAATGTGAAACAATAGTCTGAAGTGCTTTTCATGTCATCATTACTCCCAGCCCAATCACTATCTGAATATCCATAAAGACTGAACTCTTTTACTGGCTGAAACTTCACTCCATAACCAATAGTACCCTTGATATATCTCAGGATTCTTTTAGCTGCCTTAAAATGAATCTCACTAGCGCAGTGCATATATCGTGACAACAAGCTTACTGCATAAGTAATGTCTGGCCTGGTTGCAGTCAAATACATCAGACATCCTATTAAACTTATGTGCAGTTTTTCATCAACTTTTTCAGCTCCATCTTCATTGCTGAAtttctccttttgattcattggCGTTGCAATTGGCTTGCATTCCTCCGTCTTGAACTTTCTAAGAATTtcctttgcatatttttcttgacTTACAAAGACTTCACCTCTATCATGTTGCACCTGCATACCAaggaaaaatgacatttttccaaGATCAGTCATTTCAAAGGCTTCTTTCATTCCTCCTTTAAACTCTTCAATTAGCTCCTTTGAACTTCCTGTCATAAGTAAgtcatcaacatacaaggaAACAATGACTATTCCAACATCCGTCTTCTTGACATACAAGCTAAACTCACTTAGACTTTTTTTCAAAGCCTAAGCTTATCAAATGTGCATCAATTCTGTCGTACCAAGACCTTGGGGCATGCTTTAAGCCATACAAGGCCTTTTTCAGCCAATAGACTTTCTCCTCCTGTCCATGAACTACAAATCCATCAGGCTGCTCTACAAAAATTTCTTCTTCCAAGTGCCCATTCAAAAAGGCTGATTTAACATCCATGTGATGTATAATCCAACCTTTTTGTGCAGTAAGAGCTAACAACAGCCTTATGGTATCCAACCTGGCAACCGGAGAAAAAGTTTCTGAGAAGTCTACCCCGAACATCTGCGCATATCCCTTCACAACAAGCCTCGCCTTATGTTTGTTTACAGAACCATCAGCATTAAGCTTGGTTctataaacccatttcactccAATGACATTTTTATCTTTAGGTTTCTCTGTGAGCTCCCATGTTTGATGTTTTTCAATCATATCAAGCTCCTCCTTCATTGCATTTACCCACTTTGAATCAGTTGCAGCTTCATTGTAGTCTACAGGCTCCATTACAACAACATTACATCTTTGATAAATATCAGAGAGAGATCTAGTTCCTCTAACTGGCTGGTCATCCACATCTTCTTCGTTCTCCTCTTGAACTTGAAGCTTCTCACTTTCCTTGctccatttttcttcttcaaagaatAGCACATCTCTACTAGCAATAACTTTATTACTTTGTGGCAAGAATATTCTATAGGCTTTTGATGTTGAGTTATAGCCTACAAAGATTCCCGCTTCTGCCTTTTTGTCAAGTTTGTCTCTCTTAACCTATGGAATATAAGAGAAACACAAGCAGCTAAAGACTTTCAAGTTCATCAATTTTGGTTTGAAACCATACCAAGCCTCAAATGGGGTCAATTTTGAAAGAGCTTTTGTTGGCAATCTATTCAGCAAAAAAACAGAAGTGCTTGCAGCCTCTGCCCAGAATTTTTTTGGAAGATCTTTGTCATGAAGTGAACATCTCACCATTTCCAAGATCTTTCTGTTTTTGCGCTCCACAACCCCATTTTGTTGTGGGGTATACGGTGCTGTCAATTGATGTTCTATCCCTGCATCTTCACAAAACATGCTGAACTTATCAGACGTATATTCTGTACCATTATCAGATCTTGATATCTGCATTTTTCTTTCACTCTGATTTTCAACCCATGCTTTAAACTTGTAAAATATGCTGGCAAcctcagttttatttttcatgaaataaatccaacacattcttcaaaaataatcaataaaagcAATATAGTACTTACTACCATTCAGAGATGGGGTTTTCTGAGGTCCTCCGACATCCGTATGTACTAACTGTAGCTTGCTTGTTGCTCTCCAAGATTTGCCTTTTGGAAAAGGCAACCTCGTTTGTTTTCCATATTGACAAGCAGCACATACGGGTGATTTCTCTTCTAATTCAAGCAGCCCTTGTACAAGATCATTCTTCGTCAAATAGAGCAAAGCGCCATGATGAAAATGACCCATCCTTTTATGCCAAACCAGCGTGTTGTCTTCAACCTTGTGCACAACAAGCTGCTCttcatcaatcaaattcaaGGCAAAGCTTTTGCCTTTCATTTGAACTCTGAATAATTCTTTATTATCTGAATCTTTAATCATGCAACTTTTATCTTCAAATAGAACTTTATAGCCTTTCACTAGAAGTTGGCCGACACTCAACAAGTTTTGGTTAATTTCAGGCACGTATAGAACATCAGGAATTAATTTCATACTTGTGCAACCTTCTATCACGATGGTTCCTTTGCCCTTCATTGCTATTTTTTCTCTGTTTCCAATTCTGACATTTGTGTTGTAGGTTGCATCAAGATCTTTGAATAATTCTTTATCGTAATTCATGTGGTTCGTGCAACCATTGTCAATTAGCCAACTTTCTGTTGATCTTACGATAGCAAAGCAAGAAACAACAAAAAGTTCTTCTTCATCCACCTCTTCAATAGAAGCTTGTACATTCTCTTGTTTTTGTGATGACTTGCAGATTTTCTCCACATGCCCTAATTGTccac harbors:
- the LOC114404878 gene encoding uncharacterized protein LOC114404878, translated to MTGSSKELIEEFKGGMKEAFEMTDLGKMSFFLGMQVQHDRGEVFVSQEKYAKEILRKFKTEECKPIATPMNQKEKFSNEDGAEKVDEKLHISLIGCLMYLTATRPDITYAVSLLSRYMHCASEIHFKAAKRILRYIKGTIGYGVKFQPVKEFSLYGYSDSDWAGSNDDMKSTSDYCFTFGYGVFSWHSKK